In one window of Desulfonatronospira thiodismutans ASO3-1 DNA:
- a CDS encoding sodium-dependent transporter, protein MQDLNFRESWATRIGFILAASGSAVGLGNIWRFPYMTGEHGGAAFLVIYLVAIILIGYPVMINEVILGRKTNKNPVGAFKALAPNTPWWLVGALGVFTGFVILSYYSVVAGWSLAYIYKVVLSATAAEIDHAEVFVGHITSVWEPIIWQAIFMILTVSIIAAGVVKGIQKWVTILMPAILVLLVILIIRAVTLPGAGEGLAYYLQPNFGDVGPRTFLGAISQAFFTLSLGMGAIITYGSYLREKDEIPGNSASVVGLDTGIAIMAGLAIFPAVFALGFSPDGGPGLVFITLPAVFAEMPLGVLFGLLFFILLSIAALTSAISLLEVVTAWLIDEKGWTRGSAAVTMGIIIFVVGLPTTLGYSVLSDVTFPGLGMDMLDTYDWFANSIFLPLGGLLTAIFVGYIWGARNAVQEGNKNAGLISLGNWWVLLIRYVVPALILVIMIMGIYDTFFGG, encoded by the coding sequence ATGCAGGATTTAAACTTTCGGGAAAGCTGGGCCACCAGGATTGGCTTTATCCTGGCGGCCTCGGGTTCGGCAGTGGGACTGGGCAACATCTGGCGTTTTCCCTACATGACCGGGGAACATGGCGGAGCCGCCTTTCTGGTTATCTATCTGGTGGCCATTATTCTAATCGGTTATCCGGTCATGATCAACGAGGTCATCCTGGGCCGTAAGACCAACAAAAATCCCGTGGGAGCATTCAAGGCCCTGGCCCCGAATACCCCGTGGTGGCTTGTGGGTGCTCTTGGGGTGTTTACTGGGTTCGTTATCCTTTCGTATTATTCAGTTGTGGCCGGTTGGTCCCTGGCCTACATCTACAAAGTAGTTCTGTCCGCCACAGCAGCGGAAATAGACCATGCAGAAGTATTTGTCGGCCACATCACCAGTGTCTGGGAACCCATCATATGGCAGGCCATTTTCATGATCCTGACCGTAAGCATCATTGCCGCAGGAGTAGTCAAAGGTATTCAGAAATGGGTGACCATCCTCATGCCGGCCATCCTGGTGCTTCTGGTGATCCTGATTATCCGGGCCGTTACCCTGCCTGGAGCCGGAGAGGGGCTGGCCTATTACCTGCAACCCAATTTCGGGGACGTGGGTCCCAGGACATTTCTGGGGGCTATATCTCAGGCCTTTTTTACCCTGAGCCTGGGTATGGGGGCTATAATTACCTATGGCAGTTACCTGCGGGAAAAAGACGAGATTCCGGGCAATTCAGCCTCGGTTGTGGGTCTGGATACCGGCATCGCCATTATGGCTGGCCTGGCCATATTCCCGGCGGTTTTCGCCCTGGGATTCTCCCCGGACGGTGGTCCCGGCCTGGTGTTTATCACCCTGCCTGCGGTTTTTGCCGAAATGCCTCTGGGAGTGCTTTTCGGACTGCTTTTTTTCATATTGCTGAGCATTGCCGCTTTGACCTCGGCCATATCCCTGCTGGAGGTGGTCACGGCCTGGCTTATAGATGAAAAGGGGTGGACCCGCGGCAGTGCCGCCGTTACCATGGGGATCATAATCTTTGTGGTCGGCCTGCCTACCACCCTGGGCTACAGTGTGCTGAGCGATGTGACTTTTCCCGGTCTGGGTATGGACATGCTCGATACCTATGACTGGTTTGCCAACAGCATTTTTCTGCCCCTGGGAGGTCTTTTGACCGCCATATTCGTAGGCTACATATGGGGAGCCAGAAATGCCGTTCAGGAAGGCAACAAGAACGCCGGGCTTATCTCTCTGGGCAACTGGTGGGTGCTGCTTATCCGCTACGTGGTGCCGGCACTTATCCTGGTTATAATGATTATGGGTATATACGACACCTTTTTCGGAGGTTAA